The Methanobrevibacter wolinii SH genome includes a window with the following:
- a CDS encoding B12-binding domain-containing radical SAM protein, whose product MKITFINPPQTASKYKFMGVIAPPLGMAYIAAVLEKNNYDVSIVDACALDYTLEDLSERIKKENPDIVSISALTPTIGSALESAQIVKETIPDTMVILGGYHPTFNFEETLHDENVDLVIRGEGEYTMLDLVQTIEKGGDLSRVKGIVYEEENENGDKIMIVTPDREPIMDLDELPFPALHLLPMDHYKLLNMDTHMSTMITSRGCPIQCSFCSSAAMHGRKIRRRSIKNIVDEIEHLKYDYGIETIAFMDDTFTINKKRVKELCDEIINRNINIMWGCTARVDTLNEEVLEKMKQSGCICIFMGVESADQNVLDKMGKRTNIPKIKEAFRIAHEKKIRTIASVALGMPGDTKKAMNKTIKFVHSLKPNYAIYSLATPYPGTRFYKEAFEKNLIKVKDWSKFTLISPILETIDCSISDLRKIQAKAFIKFYLRPQYLIKEFLIDGPMVLKTFYGVIKQIFSKNGGGNTDYNKRNINQIKS is encoded by the coding sequence ATGAAAATAACCTTTATAAACCCACCACAAACAGCATCAAAATATAAATTTATGGGAGTAATTGCACCCCCATTAGGTATGGCATATATTGCTGCAGTACTTGAGAAAAATAATTATGATGTAAGTATAGTTGATGCATGTGCACTAGATTATACCTTAGAAGACTTATCAGAAAGAATTAAAAAAGAAAATCCAGATATCGTATCAATATCTGCACTTACTCCAACTATTGGTAGTGCATTAGAAAGCGCACAAATAGTTAAAGAAACTATTCCTGATACAATGGTAATTTTAGGTGGATACCATCCAACATTTAACTTTGAAGAAACATTACATGATGAAAATGTAGACCTTGTTATACGTGGTGAAGGTGAATACACCATGTTAGATTTAGTTCAAACCATAGAAAAAGGTGGAGATTTATCAAGAGTTAAAGGAATAGTCTATGAAGAAGAAAATGAGAATGGTGATAAAATAATGATTGTAACTCCAGATAGAGAACCAATCATGGACTTAGATGAACTTCCATTCCCAGCATTACATCTTCTTCCAATGGATCATTATAAATTATTAAATATGGATACTCATATGAGTACAATGATTACAAGTAGAGGTTGTCCAATACAATGTTCATTTTGTTCATCTGCAGCAATGCATGGTCGTAAAATTAGAAGAAGAAGTATTAAAAATATTGTAGATGAAATAGAACATTTAAAATATGATTATGGAATTGAAACAATAGCTTTTATGGATGATACTTTTACAATAAATAAAAAAAGAGTAAAAGAACTCTGTGATGAAATCATAAATAGAAATATTAACATAATGTGGGGTTGTACTGCAAGAGTAGATACATTAAATGAAGAAGTTCTTGAAAAAATGAAACAATCTGGATGTATATGTATATTTATGGGTGTTGAATCAGCAGACCAAAATGTTCTTGATAAAATGGGTAAAAGAACAAATATTCCTAAAATTAAAGAAGCATTTAGAATAGCTCATGAGAAAAAAATTAGAACTATAGCTTCTGTTGCTTTAGGAATGCCTGGAGATACTAAAAAAGCAATGAATAAAACAATTAAATTTGTTCATAGCTTAAAACCAAATTATGCAATATACAGTCTTGCAACACCATACCCTGGAACTAGGTTCTATAAAGAAGCATTTGAGAAAAATTTAATAAAAGTTAAAGATTGGTCAAAATTTACTTTAATTTCACCAATTTTAGAAACTATTGATTGTTCAATTAGTGATTTAAGAAAAATACAAGCCAAAGCATTTATTAAATTTTATTTAAGACCACAATATTTAATTAAAGAATTTTTAATAGATGGTCCAATGGTTTTAAAAACATTTTATGGTGTTATAAAACAAATATTCTCCAAAAACGGAGGAGGAAACACAGATTATAATAAAAGAAATATAAATCAGATAAAATCTTAG
- a CDS encoding Mur ligase family protein, whose translation MIGNFRYKIAKAMGKFGKKIVGLNGGMGKSFPGWLFLKIGSYEALNNLAQEPEYGSIIITGTNGKTTSTTLTIKLLSEDTEICSNFESNTINAIATGLLKTNSKLGVFEYGIRDFEHGIPGEVQRLVDPVGVTYTTISREHTQVLGVKNPFEKYLAAKAELSKNMTRGAIITNADDPRTTFIGKNKEKDVHVNYFGFDIDNVEDIFEEKPVKCPRCGKNLKYSKRFMNHRGIYECECGFKRPEPNVKLINFKLKPERWYITVKGEVYNYTVGKNVSFKFDTNVPNFGIHNLYNIICSTTVYATFTPTPEKIEKTAKKVFSSLTMAILPPGRFEVVKLNDNRLVGLGQGDNGDALKVNVLCMKPYIQGPLEFIYTTPDVSEEEVFEDHLEAIRAIKPEHLIVIPGRESVDIAKEYYNQIKDEFNADFYPYPYEEMKKRIDGMCNLVKESKYKYILMTGCGEEQAMWEEIKQKIKKANK comes from the coding sequence ATGATTGGAAATTTCAGATATAAAATTGCTAAAGCAATGGGAAAATTTGGTAAAAAAATAGTGGGATTAAATGGAGGCATGGGAAAAAGTTTCCCAGGATGGTTATTTCTAAAAATTGGATCTTATGAAGCTTTAAACAACTTAGCTCAAGAACCAGAATATGGATCAATTATTATTACAGGAACTAATGGAAAAACAACTTCAACAACACTAACAATTAAATTATTATCAGAAGATACAGAAATTTGTTCAAACTTTGAAAGTAACACTATTAATGCTATAGCAACAGGATTACTTAAAACAAATTCAAAATTAGGAGTATTTGAATATGGAATACGAGATTTTGAACATGGAATCCCAGGAGAAGTTCAAAGGCTTGTAGATCCAGTTGGAGTAACTTATACTACAATATCTAGAGAACATACCCAAGTTCTTGGAGTAAAAAATCCTTTTGAAAAATATTTAGCTGCAAAAGCAGAATTAAGTAAAAATATGACTCGAGGAGCTATAATTACAAATGCAGATGATCCAAGAACCACATTTATTGGTAAAAATAAAGAAAAAGATGTCCATGTTAATTATTTTGGATTTGATATAGACAATGTAGAAGATATTTTTGAAGAAAAACCAGTTAAATGTCCAAGATGTGGAAAAAACCTTAAATATTCTAAAAGATTCATGAACCATAGAGGAATTTATGAGTGTGAATGTGGATTTAAAAGACCAGAACCAAATGTTAAATTAATAAATTTCAAATTAAAACCTGAAAGATGGTACATAACAGTTAAAGGAGAAGTATATAATTACACTGTTGGTAAAAATGTTTCATTTAAATTTGATACTAATGTTCCAAATTTTGGTATTCATAATTTATACAATATAATATGTTCTACAACAGTATATGCAACATTTACACCTACTCCTGAAAAAATTGAAAAAACAGCAAAAAAAGTGTTCTCCAGTTTAACAATGGCAATTTTACCACCAGGACGTTTTGAAGTAGTAAAACTTAATGATAATAGACTCGTTGGATTAGGACAAGGAGATAATGGAGATGCACTTAAAGTAAATGTATTATGTATGAAACCATATATACAAGGTCCACTTGAATTTATTTATACTACACCAGATGTAAGTGAAGAAGAAGTATTTGAAGATCATCTTGAAGCAATACGTGCAATTAAACCAGAACATTTAATTGTTATTCCAGGAAGAGAATCAGTAGATATTGCAAAAGAATATTATAATCAAATAAAAGATGAATTTAATGCAGATTTCTATCCATATCCTTATGAAGAAATGAAAAAAAGAATTGATGGAATGTGTAATCTTGTTAAAGAGTCAAAATACAAATATATTTTAATGACAGGATGTGGTGAAGAACAAGCAATGTGGGAAGAAATAAAACAAAAAATTAAAAAAGCAAATAAATAA
- a CDS encoding flippase, with product MADNESKIAKGSFILLLGTFIFRIGGFLYRFLMTWLMTAADYGILGLTLPFQNFLNITASGGLPSAIAKYVAEYSALDNEQMEQQVIRTSFKLIIIMAIIGATIMFLIAKPIALGWWHKPAAVLPLELVAVITPFSVIVGLYRGVFQGYYQMTNILITKAFEQLGMICFAVLLVVIGWRVSGAVLGTVMGFLIASLSAIWLFKKDVTSKFKTGRKKITRAQEWDIIIMLLKFSIPVLITGVAEVLLYDVGTLFIGAYLASNFAGYYTNASAIARLPLIISMSVATSALPAASEAFSLKDHSLLEKYIHQSYRYVIIVVLPLCVGVAVFAQPILGLLFGVEYTLGTTALQILVLGMLCFAVYTISSSITQGLGKPLVPMIALILGVIIQFVLSMFMVLWWNINGAALATSISTAFIMVVCIIYTHKVSNVKFETVDFLKILFASLIMGLVCMFIPKNIIGMIIGFIVGIFVYIGSLVAVKGLKKGDLVLMYKTGSKLGPLKEYVYKFTDKLEKYAKD from the coding sequence ATGGCTGATAATGAATCGAAAATTGCAAAAGGTAGTTTTATATTACTGCTTGGTACATTTATTTTTCGTATTGGTGGGTTTTTATACCGTTTTCTTATGACGTGGCTTATGACTGCTGCTGATTATGGTATACTTGGTTTAACACTACCATTTCAGAATTTCTTAAACATCACTGCATCTGGGGGTCTTCCTTCAGCAATTGCAAAATATGTTGCAGAGTATTCGGCTTTAGATAATGAACAAATGGAACAACAAGTAATTAGAACATCTTTTAAGCTGATTATTATTATGGCAATAATTGGTGCAACTATAATGTTCTTGATTGCAAAACCTATTGCTTTAGGTTGGTGGCATAAACCTGCAGCAGTATTACCTCTTGAACTTGTTGCTGTTATTACTCCATTTAGTGTTATTGTTGGTTTGTATCGTGGAGTTTTCCAAGGTTATTATCAAATGACTAATATACTTATTACAAAAGCATTTGAACAATTAGGTATGATTTGTTTTGCTGTTTTATTAGTTGTTATTGGATGGAGAGTTTCTGGTGCAGTTTTAGGTACTGTTATGGGATTTTTAATTGCATCATTATCTGCTATTTGGTTATTTAAAAAAGATGTAACTTCTAAATTTAAAACTGGTCGTAAAAAGATTACAAGAGCTCAGGAATGGGATATTATAATAATGCTTCTTAAATTTTCAATTCCTGTATTAATTACTGGTGTTGCTGAAGTTTTACTTTATGATGTTGGTACATTATTTATTGGTGCATATTTAGCAAGTAACTTTGCAGGTTATTATACTAATGCAAGTGCTATTGCACGTTTACCTTTAATTATTTCAATGTCTGTTGCAACAAGTGCACTTCCTGCAGCTTCAGAAGCATTTTCATTAAAAGATCATTCTTTACTTGAAAAATATATTCATCAATCATATAGGTATGTTATTATAGTTGTATTACCCCTTTGTGTTGGTGTTGCAGTATTTGCACAACCTATTCTTGGATTATTATTTGGTGTAGAATATACTTTAGGTACAACTGCATTGCAAATATTAGTTCTTGGTATGTTGTGTTTTGCAGTATATACTATATCTTCAAGTATTACTCAAGGTCTTGGAAAACCTCTTGTTCCAATGATTGCACTTATATTAGGTGTAATAATTCAATTCGTATTAAGTATGTTTATGGTATTGTGGTGGAATATTAATGGTGCTGCATTAGCTACATCTATTAGTACTGCATTTATCATGGTAGTTTGTATAATTTATACTCATAAAGTATCTAATGTTAAATTTGAAACTGTTGATTTCTTAAAAATATTATTTGCTTCTTTAATTATGGGATTAGTATGTATGTTTATTCCTAAAAATATTATTGGTATGATAATTGGTTTTATTGTAGGAATATTTGTTTATATTGGTTCTTTAGTTGCAGTTAAAGGATTAAAAAAAGGAGATTTAGTATTAATGTATAAAACAGGTTCTAAATTAGGTCCTTTAAAAGAATATGTTTATAAATTTACAGATAAATTAGAAAAATATGCTAAAGATTAA
- the rbr gene encoding rubrerythrin, whose protein sequence is MANLKGSKTEKNLEAAFAGESQARNKYSYFASKAKKDGYVQISQLFEETAHNEKEHAKIWFKILSGGDIQSTEENLAAAAAGEHYEWTEMYKTFAEEAKEEGFDEIAFLFEKVADIEKHHEERYNELLENVKDGSVFKKDKEIVWICANCGHVYIGEEPPEICPVCAHPKAFFQEKAENYH, encoded by the coding sequence ATGGCTAATTTAAAAGGTAGTAAAACTGAAAAAAATTTAGAAGCTGCTTTTGCAGGTGAATCTCAAGCAAGAAATAAATATTCTTATTTTGCAAGTAAAGCAAAAAAAGATGGATATGTACAAATTTCTCAATTATTTGAAGAAACTGCACATAATGAAAAAGAACATGCTAAAATATGGTTTAAAATATTAAGTGGTGGAGATATTCAATCTACTGAAGAAAACCTTGCAGCTGCTGCAGCTGGAGAACATTATGAATGGACTGAAATGTATAAAACTTTCGCTGAAGAAGCTAAAGAAGAAGGTTTTGATGAAATTGCATTTTTATTTGAGAAAGTTGCAGATATTGAAAAACATCATGAAGAAAGATACAACGAATTACTTGAAAATGTAAAAGACGGTTCTGTTTTCAAAAAAGATAAAGAAATTGTTTGGATTTGTGCTAATTGTGGACACGTTTATATTGGTGAAGAACCTCCTGAAATATGTCCAGTATGTGCTCATCCAAAAGCATTTTTCCAAGAAAAAGCAGAAAACTATCATTAA
- a CDS encoding (4Fe-4S)-binding protein — protein sequence MENKEKIKEYSNEEITIVWKPQKCQHLGECWRNLPEVFKPAERPWVKIENGTTEEIKKTIDKCKSGALSYYKNK from the coding sequence ATGGAAAATAAAGAAAAAATTAAAGAATATTCAAATGAAGAAATAACCATAGTTTGGAAACCTCAAAAATGTCAACATTTAGGTGAATGTTGGAGAAATTTACCTGAAGTATTTAAACCTGCAGAAAGACCATGGGTAAAAATAGAGAATGGAACAACAGAAGAAATTAAAAAAACAATAGATAAATGTAAATCTGGAGCATTAAGTTATTATAAAAATAAATAA
- the dph5 gene encoding diphthine synthase: MFYLIGLGLFDVTDMSLKAINVLKEVDIVYAEFFTSRLMGSNLKAIEDIIGKKINVLVRNEVEEDSPFIEEAKNKKVALITGGDPLIATTHSDFLVQCSKKGIDYQVIHGSSIISSAPAISGLQAYKFGKVTTIPFPDHNFFPKSPYIAIKENLDMDMHTLVLLDIQAHKDRYMTINQGLEYLLKVKDTLPEEERVIDEDTLAIGIARVGSKEGIIKAGKISELINYDFGSPLHCIVIPSKLHIVEAEYLVYVAGADKSILDNC; encoded by the coding sequence ATGTTTTATTTAATTGGTTTAGGATTATTTGATGTTACTGATATGTCACTTAAAGCTATTAATGTTTTAAAAGAAGTAGATATTGTTTATGCTGAATTTTTTACTTCAAGATTAATGGGATCTAATTTAAAAGCTATTGAAGATATTATTGGTAAAAAAATTAATGTTTTAGTTCGTAATGAAGTTGAAGAAGATAGTCCATTTATTGAAGAGGCTAAAAATAAAAAAGTTGCTCTTATTACTGGTGGTGATCCTTTAATTGCAACTACTCATTCTGATTTTTTAGTTCAATGTAGTAAAAAAGGAATTGATTATCAAGTAATTCATGGTTCTTCTATTATATCTTCTGCTCCAGCTATTAGTGGTCTTCAAGCATATAAATTTGGTAAAGTTACTACTATTCCTTTTCCAGATCATAATTTCTTTCCAAAATCTCCATATATAGCAATTAAAGAAAATTTAGATATGGATATGCATACCTTAGTTTTACTTGATATTCAAGCTCATAAAGATAGGTATATGACTATTAATCAAGGTCTTGAATATTTATTAAAAGTTAAGGATACTCTTCCAGAAGAAGAACGAGTAATTGATGAAGATACTTTAGCAATTGGTATTGCACGTGTTGGTTCTAAAGAAGGTATTATAAAAGCAGGTAAAATAAGTGAATTAATTAATTATGATTTTGGAAGTCCTTTACATTGTATTGTTATTCCTTCTAAATTACATATAGTAGAAGCAGAATATCTTGTTTATGTTGCAGGTGCTGATAAAAGTATATTAGATAATTGTTAA
- a CDS encoding class I SAM-dependent methyltransferase has translation MQSLKISLPAVDEVRKILMDMEIMDMDHRIKPEKKYGYIGITSPVNDEEIQMMKEKAGKVKKVQELLNGEPLEIEVVDKELELIPRYPHSIREMLKDKLSDQEITDLRNSYDIIGKIVIVEIPEDLRKYKKLIGETTLKFTKRNSVYMKNSPIKGVTRVRDIEFLCGVNNPVTIHKEQKIRLKLDVSKVYFSPRLTNERKRIRDISHDGEKILDMFCGVGPFPIVIASRKDVDITAVDINDVAIKYLKENIKMNKLKGRITPICGDIKEVIKNKLKNQKFDRILMNLPGTAYDFLDYAFELIENNGIIHYYEFAPNCEEGRKKLEKKAKEHNMKVKIEKCHKVRSTSPGMWQMAFDCRVKY, from the coding sequence ATGCAATCTTTGAAAATAAGTTTACCTGCTGTAGATGAAGTACGTAAAATTCTAATGGATATGGAAATTATGGATATGGACCATAGAATTAAACCAGAAAAAAAATATGGTTACATTGGAATTACATCACCAGTTAATGATGAAGAAATACAGATGATGAAAGAAAAAGCAGGAAAAGTAAAAAAAGTCCAAGAATTACTTAATGGAGAACCTTTAGAAATAGAGGTTGTTGATAAAGAATTAGAATTAATTCCAAGATATCCCCATAGCATTAGAGAAATGCTAAAGGATAAACTTAGTGACCAGGAAATTACTGATCTTAGAAACTCTTATGATATAATTGGTAAAATAGTAATTGTTGAAATTCCAGAAGATTTAAGAAAATATAAAAAGCTAATTGGAGAAACAACCCTTAAATTTACTAAAAGAAATTCAGTTTATATGAAAAATAGTCCTATAAAAGGAGTCACAAGAGTTAGAGATATTGAATTTTTATGTGGAGTAAATAATCCAGTTACAATCCATAAAGAGCAAAAAATACGTTTAAAATTAGATGTAAGTAAAGTTTATTTTTCACCAAGACTTACTAATGAAAGAAAAAGAATCCGTGATATAAGTCATGATGGTGAAAAAATATTAGATATGTTCTGTGGAGTCGGACCATTCCCAATAGTAATTGCATCAAGAAAAGATGTTGATATAACTGCAGTAGATATAAATGATGTTGCAATCAAATATCTTAAAGAAAATATAAAGATGAATAAATTAAAAGGTAGAATCACCCCAATTTGTGGAGATATTAAAGAGGTTATTAAAAATAAATTAAAAAATCAAAAATTTGATAGGATTCTTATGAATTTACCTGGAACTGCTTATGATTTTCTTGATTATGCATTTGAACTTATTGAAAACAATGGTATAATACATTATTATGAATTTGCACCTAACTGTGAAGAAGGTAGAAAAAAACTAGAAAAAAAAGCAAAAGAACATAATATGAAAGTAAAAATTGAAAAATGCCATAAAGTACGTTCTACAAGTCCAGGAATGTGGCAAATGGCTTTTGATTGTAGAGTAAAATACTAA
- the mtnA gene encoding S-methyl-5-thioribose-1-phosphate isomerase — MKTLEWENNKLKLIDQRKLPDELTYVYCDNYKDVIKAIKNMTVRGAPAIGVSAAFAMVLAYINDVDLNKAAKEIKDARPTAKNLFWAVDRVLNSKNPLDEAIKMYNEDMKINRLIGKYGAEIIDDGDTILTHCNAGALACVDYGTALGVIRAANEQNKNINVICDETRPRGQGASLSVWEMQQENIPVKLICDVASGYLMSQGMIDKVVIGADRIAKGGVVNKIGSFMVALAAKRFNIPFYVAAPYSTFDNEISIYDTKIEERSADEVTHYGKCRICPKGTEVINPAFDIVPNDLITGIITEKGIIDPL, encoded by the coding sequence ATGAAAACTTTAGAATGGGAAAATAATAAACTTAAACTTATTGATCAAAGAAAATTACCTGATGAATTAACATATGTTTACTGTGATAACTATAAAGATGTTATTAAGGCAATTAAAAACATGACTGTAAGAGGCGCTCCTGCTATTGGTGTATCTGCAGCATTTGCTATGGTTCTTGCATATATTAATGATGTTGATTTAAATAAAGCTGCAAAAGAAATTAAAGATGCAAGACCAACAGCAAAAAATCTTTTTTGGGCAGTAGATAGGGTTTTAAATAGTAAAAATCCTTTGGATGAAGCTATTAAAATGTATAATGAAGATATGAAAATTAATCGTTTAATTGGTAAATATGGTGCAGAAATCATTGATGATGGAGATACTATACTTACTCATTGTAATGCTGGAGCATTAGCATGTGTTGATTATGGTACTGCTTTAGGAGTTATAAGGGCGGCAAATGAACAAAATAAAAATATTAATGTTATTTGTGATGAAACTCGTCCTCGTGGTCAAGGTGCTAGCTTAAGTGTCTGGGAAATGCAACAGGAAAACATACCTGTAAAACTTATTTGTGATGTTGCAAGTGGTTATCTTATGAGTCAAGGTATGATTGATAAAGTTGTAATTGGTGCTGATAGAATAGCAAAAGGAGGAGTTGTTAATAAAATAGGTTCCTTTATGGTTGCTCTTGCAGCTAAACGATTTAATATTCCATTTTATGTTGCTGCGCCTTACTCTACCTTTGATAATGAAATTTCAATTTATGATACTAAAATTGAAGAAAGATCTGCTGATGAAGTAACTCATTATGGAAAATGTAGAATCTGTCCTAAAGGTACTGAAGTAATTAATCCTGCATTTGATATTGTTCCTAATGATTTAATTACTGGAATAATTACAGAAAAAGGAATTATTGATCCATTATGA
- a CDS encoding radical SAM protein, with product MSNINNKQDQTGPLSKLGQGEHRATKFAHLTKAHPCFNEKLHDKVGRAHVPIAPKCNIGCNFCERSLHNPDEDRPGVAGCVLNANEAIEHVDKILDEEPIAVVGVAGPGDSLDNEETFEFFNKLNETHPELIKCMSTNGLLLPEKAQEIADCGVNSVTVTVNAVDPEILKDIVGFVHYHHKVYKGVEGAKILIKNQLEGIEALDKLGIIVKVNSVLIPGLNDKHIVEIAKEVSKRGASLMNVLPLIPLNKMKDYQRPDCMMIEGVREEVEEIIPVFRACTQCRADAYGIPGKKSHDHHLGGSQTPQSHF from the coding sequence ATGAGTAATATTAATAATAAGCAAGATCAAACAGGACCTTTATCTAAATTAGGTCAAGGAGAACACAGAGCAACTAAATTTGCACATCTTACTAAAGCTCATCCATGTTTTAATGAGAAATTACATGATAAAGTAGGTAGGGCACATGTACCTATTGCTCCTAAATGTAATATTGGATGTAATTTTTGTGAAAGGTCATTACATAATCCTGATGAAGATAGACCTGGTGTTGCAGGATGTGTATTAAATGCTAATGAAGCAATTGAACATGTTGATAAAATTTTAGATGAAGAACCTATTGCAGTTGTAGGTGTAGCTGGACCTGGTGATTCATTAGATAATGAAGAAACATTTGAATTTTTTAATAAATTAAATGAAACTCACCCTGAGTTAATTAAATGTATGAGTACTAATGGTCTTTTACTTCCAGAGAAAGCACAAGAAATTGCAGATTGTGGAGTAAACAGTGTAACTGTAACAGTTAATGCAGTTGATCCTGAAATACTTAAAGATATTGTTGGTTTTGTTCATTATCATCATAAAGTATATAAAGGTGTTGAAGGAGCAAAAATTTTAATAAAAAATCAACTTGAAGGTATTGAGGCATTAGATAAATTAGGAATTATTGTAAAAGTTAATTCTGTATTAATTCCTGGATTAAATGATAAACATATTGTTGAAATTGCAAAAGAAGTTTCAAAAAGAGGCGCTTCATTGATGAATGTACTTCCACTTATTCCATTAAATAAAATGAAAGATTATCAACGTCCTGACTGTATGATGATTGAAGGAGTAAGAGAAGAAGTTGAGGAGATAATACCTGTATTTAGAGCATGTACTCAATGTAGGGCGGATGCTTATGGTATTCCAGGTAAAAAATCTCATGATCATCATTTAGGTGGTAGTCAAACACCACAAAGTCATTTCTAA
- a CDS encoding methanogenesis marker 17 protein, with protein MLVESYDENGAEVYDMIIKQIFQDLQLGPSVLDLRAFVNPDDAVFIIAIKMKKTASTKYLKDVAKAKYSESDNQTRVLIDDENYLPNILKVLWREYDRENVHQPDRYTIILDGDESRANDFIVDNPFINLQKRIYDGIYRIVPEGFKIIKDMSINDIVAVVATDELIMDKYVEKAEEYIKELS; from the coding sequence ATGTTAGTTGAATCATATGATGAAAATGGTGCTGAAGTTTATGATATGATTATTAAACAAATATTTCAAGATCTTCAGTTAGGGCCTTCTGTTTTGGATTTAAGGGCATTTGTAAATCCTGATGATGCAGTTTTTATTATTGCTATTAAAATGAAAAAGACTGCATCTACTAAATATCTTAAGGATGTTGCTAAAGCAAAATATTCTGAATCAGATAATCAAACTAGAGTATTAATTGATGATGAAAATTATCTTCCAAATATTCTTAAAGTTTTATGGAGAGAATATGATAGAGAAAATGTTCATCAACCAGATAGATATACAATTATTTTAGATGGTGATGAATCTAGAGCAAATGATTTCATTGTTGATAATCCATTTATTAATCTTCAAAAAAGAATATATGATGGGATTTATAGGATTGTCCCAGAAGGTTTTAAAATAATTAAAGATATGTCAATTAATGATATTGTTGCAGTTGTTGCAACTGATGAGTTAATTATGGATAAATATGTTGAAAAAGCTGAAGAATATATTAAAGAATTAAGTTAA
- a CDS encoding methanogenesis marker 15 protein — MVKIALVGCGVEYSGILKEVEKAALTFGAEIILPDIDLDYIEESYVKFGFSAQSPNLKLMIARAMSIVEGRTKADAVFVCTCFRCAEGALIRNEVRRFIQQNSHIPVVTYSFTEKTKADELFIRMEALVTTVARRSILAREKQEGLTMGIDSGSTTTKVVLMEKNKVIGTGWTATKDIMESVNKAASDAFGETGYGWNDLDGIGTTGYGRLTIGKQLNAELIQEEISVNAKGAVYLADKQRGEATVLDIGGMDNKVITVNNGIPDNFTMGGICAGASGRFLDLTSRRLDVDITELGPLAVKGNYRNATLNSYCIVFGIQDLVTTLAAGGSKEDVADAACHSVAQQVYEQQLQEIDIREPLIQVGGTSLISGLVEAVSDILGGIDIIVPEYSQHIGAVGAALLVSGLGNRNNE, encoded by the coding sequence ATGGTAAAGATAGCATTAGTTGGATGTGGTGTAGAATACAGTGGTATTCTTAAAGAAGTTGAAAAAGCTGCTTTAACATTTGGTGCTGAAATCATACTTCCTGATATTGATTTAGATTATATTGAAGAATCTTATGTTAAGTTTGGTTTTTCAGCTCAAAGTCCAAACTTAAAATTGATGATTGCACGTGCTATGAGTATTGTTGAAGGACGTACAAAAGCTGATGCAGTATTTGTATGTACTTGTTTCAGATGTGCTGAAGGTGCATTAATAAGAAATGAAGTTAGAAGATTTATACAACAAAACTCCCATATACCTGTAGTTACTTATTCTTTCACAGAAAAAACTAAAGCAGATGAATTATTTATTCGTATGGAAGCTTTAGTAACTACTGTTGCTAGAAGAAGTATTCTTGCTCGTGAAAAACAAGAAGGATTAACTATGGGTATTGATTCTGGTTCAACTACTACTAAAGTTGTTTTAATGGAAAAAAATAAAGTAATTGGTACTGGTTGGACTGCAACTAAAGATATTATGGAATCTGTTAATAAAGCTGCAAGTGATGCATTTGGTGAAACTGGATATGGTTGGAATGATCTTGATGGTATTGGAACTACTGGATATGGTCGTTTAACTATAGGTAAACAATTAAATGCAGAACTTATTCAAGAAGAAATTTCTGTAAATGCTAAAGGTGCAGTTTATCTTGCAGATAAACAAAGAGGTGAAGCTACTGTTTTAGATATTGGTGGTATGGATAATAAAGTAATTACTGTAAACAATGGTATTCCAGATAACTTTACTATGGGTGGTATTTGTGCAGGTGCTTCTGGAAGATTTTTAGATTTAACTTCTCGTCGTTTAGATGTAGATATTACAGAACTTGGTCCTTTAGCTGTTAAAGGTAATTATAGAAATGCTACATTAAACAGTTACTGTATTGTATTTGGTATTCAAGATTTAGTAACTACCTTAGCAGCAGGTGGATCTAAAGAAGATGTTGCAGATGCAGCATGTCACTCAGTAGCTCAACAAGTCTATGAGCAACAACTTCAAGAAATTGATATTAGGGAACCTTTAATCCAAGTAGGTGGTACTTCTTTAATTTCTGGTCTTGTTGAAGCTGTAAGTGATATTTTAGGTGGAATTGATATTATTGTACCTGAATATTCACAACATATTGGTGCTGTTGGTGCAGCATTACTTGTATCTGGTTTAGGAAATAGGAATAATGAATAA